GCATACCTGTTTCTTCTGATATTTTATGAATGATACGATTCGTTTCAAACCTATCGTAATAGAAAGCATAGTTGAAGATAAACTTTCCACCAATTTCTGGAATGGGCAAAGCTTTACACCATTCTTCTGGTGACAAAAGAAGAGTCGGATCTGCAATGATTTTCACTTCACGACCAGACAATTCCTCTAACCACATTTTCCCATGCGGCTCACGAACTGACAAATGTTCAAATTCACTCAAGAGTTGCTTATAAACATTGAGGTCATCAGCTTTCTTTAAAATGTTTGTGCCACCAAGACTTGGAGAATAAGCCACCTTACGTACATCATGGGTGAAATTCAAATAAAACTCTTTACCAGCATCTGCACAGCACACGTTCCACACTTGGTCTCCACCAGCAATAATCATATCATACTTTGATGCTATCTCTGACAATTCTTTTCCTGTCCGATAGTCACCTTGTGACAAGACCAAATGCTTATTTGAAAAATCCTCATATTCTCGGAAAGACTCCTTGAATGTTCTTAGATGAAACAATGTATTGAAATTTCGTTTAATGGAAGCTCGATTGATACGATGGTCAAAAAAGCCATACATATTCCGAGAAACATTATTTGCATAGTTAATGAGTTCACATTCATGATGGAACTTGTTTGCGATTACGTATTGCAACGCAAATGCCTGAAGCATTGACCCACAATTATGGGAAGCTTGAAAAGTTAATATTCCTATTTTCATTTGTAATATATTTTCTGTTTGTAAATAAAGCAGAATAAGTCAAATAAATCATAACCCAAGGTGCGATGCCAATAAAACTTTCAGAACTAAGACCTATAATAATGATATCAAGAATGAGCACAAAACGATTCATTTTGCTAATACATGAAAATGATTTATACATATCACTGTATTGAAACAATATCAATGGCAAAGCTATTACCAGCCCTCGACTTAACATCAATGATACAGGAGTGCTTTCCACATATAAAAAATCATTTACTTTAAAAATACTTTCAAAATTTCCCACACCAAACAACCATTCTTTAACATCCATATTAAATACATAGTTATAAAGATAAAATCTGGTCATAGCACTTCCATCGTTAAAATTGCGTGTATCTTGACTAAAAAGCTTTCCTCCTAAATCGCTAGTGGAAATATATCCAAATAAATAAACCGCAGCTATACAAATGCCCAATATGAAAACAATATTTTGATGTTTCAAAAAAGTAAAGACTTTCTTAGTGTTTAAGACAACCATCAATAATAAACATATCAATGTAGAAATTATAGCCGCTCGACCATTAAAAGTAAATAACACGACAAATCCAATGACTATAGACAGAATTTTATATAGACTACGAATAGGACTAACAAGCAACAATAACATAATTACACTAACTATTGAGGCATTATGAAGTGGATGCCCCCATATACCAGATGAACGAAATCTACCATACTCCTCAAAACGGTAAAATAAATTATTCTGCATAATATACTCATAAATACACAAAACAGCTTCAAAAGCCAATACTAAAAAAACAAGTACAGAAACTATTTTATATCTAGGGAGAACCTTATTGCAAAATTGTGGGATTAACATATAACACAATAATGTCAAGCTTGAACTTCCTGAATCTCTTTGCCAGACAACTGTCATCAACAAAAAAGAAACTGCCGTGAGTATTACCCATTTTCTATCAAAAGAGTAAGAATATTGCTTTCCATAAACAATAAAGAATAGGGCAATTGGCAATATATTTAAATAGTGATTATAATACACAGGAGGAACTTCGCTGCTAAATAAATAGCAGTTTCCATATATCATTACAATCAAACATAAATAAATTAATACTATTTTCATAAAATATGTAGAGCACTAATAATTATCTTACTCCAATTACTCAACATTGGGAAATGCCGTCTTAAACAATGCCCAATAATATATATACTAATTGTTTATACATGGATATGGTGACCCATTCGCATTGTTCATCTCTGATGATAGTTCTTTATTCATAAATGAATCTTATGAGCAAGTGAAATAAGTTTGGAAATAATAAGTGCCCTTTCTGATTTCTCTAAACCTAATAAATAAATTACGATTGACGTAGAGAACAAACATAAAATCCCAGTAACAACTAAGGATTTCACATTATGTTCCATATGTATATATAGGAAATATGGTAATATTGGCGATATAATAGCAACTAATATTACTGGAGCTAGAACCTTCCTAACATATAATCCCAATGAAAGCTGCGTTCGTCGTTTCGCAAATAAAAGTTTAAAAAATAGGGCACAAGCTGTCATTGTCAATTGACAAATAAACACAAGACTCGGATTCAAATCTACTTTAAGAGCTAAATAGCTAACCGGTAAAACCATAAGCATGAGCAAACCATTTGTCATTTGATATGATCGTATCTTCCCTGAAGCATTCACTGCATTATTTAACGGATTTGACAAACTATCAATCATAGAAACAATCAATATGATTTTCAAAAAATTCGCAGCATAAGCAGGCGGCGTCTTTAGCCACAATACTAAAGTTTGGTCTGTCATAACCAAAAAAGGTAATGATAGCAGAAAAACCATAAAAAAAGAGAACTTTGCACCTTTACAGATCAACGAATGCATATATGCCAAATCATTAGAAGCATAACTCTTTGTAATTTGTGGATTAATAGCAGTTTGGAAATTGTTGGCAAACTGTTGAACGGCTCCCTGTACTTGTATTGCTATTCCACGAGCTGCATTTACAGCAGGACCAAAAAACACGTTCAACAGCATATTCAATCCTTGAGTAACACCCATCAATGCTAAATTACCTATTAAACTCCAACTAGCAAACATTCCCATTTCTTTTATTTTGTTAGTATTCCAAACCCAATGAAAATGTGTCTCTTCAAAATGTCTATTACTATATGACGAATATACAAAACGAATAATCAGACTGACTACCAAAAGAAGAATTGCATAAATTTTTAATTTGTCAAAAGGAGATATGTAAAGAAAATATACAATAATCAATTTTAAAGCCGCTTCCAGCAAACTTATATATGCAAAAACTCCCATTTTTTCGTGAGCAATAATAGCTGCATTATATGGAACGCTAATAATATTCACGAACATAACCAAAATGGAACATTGAAACACCCACATGGCAGCATCTCTGCGTTCTATTGGAATCACCATCTTTTCATATAAAAACCATAAGCCTATAGTTTCGGAAAGAATAACAATAATAAAAGCGATTATCAAATGTATTATCAACGATGTAGAAAATGTTATATTCAAAACTTTTTCGTCATCACTCGACATATCAAAACTAAAAAAACGTTGTGTTGCTCCAGCCATTGCATTATTCAAAAATGCGAACATAGCTACCACACCACCAACGACATTATAAATACCATAATCTTCTATTCCTAAACTCTGTAATATTATTCTACTCGTAAAAAGACTTATTGCCAATAAGAAGATCATACGGAAGTAAAGCAATATTGTATTCTTTGCTATTCGCTTATTATCAAAAGCTTGAGACATATAATAATAGTTCAATAGTAAGAATCAATAGTGGTCAATGCCCAATTTAGAACATCCCCTTCT
The Bacteroides luhongzhouii DNA segment above includes these coding regions:
- a CDS encoding polysaccharide pyruvyl transferase family protein: MKIGILTFQASHNCGSMLQAFALQYVIANKFHHECELINYANNVSRNMYGFFDHRINRASIKRNFNTLFHLRTFKESFREYEDFSNKHLVLSQGDYRTGKELSEIASKYDMIIAGGDQVWNVCCADAGKEFYLNFTHDVRKVAYSPSLGGTNILKKADDLNVYKQLLSEFEHLSVREPHGKMWLEELSGREVKIIADPTLLLSPEEWCKALPIPEIGGKFIFNYAFYYDRFETNRIIHKISEETGMPVYTIDLKSHAIHHLDKYGIKRYKYTGPLAFLGLMKNASLVLTQSFHGTLFSSLFNRPFWSYNWIGMHNPDDDRATAILEQMGLPDRYQMIDDLKANDEILRPIDFAPVNKRIEDMRACAMDYLADCFK
- a CDS encoding O-antigen ligase family protein, whose protein sequence is MKIVLIYLCLIVMIYGNCYLFSSEVPPVYYNHYLNILPIALFFIVYGKQYSYSFDRKWVILTAVSFLLMTVVWQRDSGSSSLTLLCYMLIPQFCNKVLPRYKIVSVLVFLVLAFEAVLCIYEYIMQNNLFYRFEEYGRFRSSGIWGHPLHNASIVSVIMLLLLVSPIRSLYKILSIVIGFVVLFTFNGRAAIISTLICLLLMVVLNTKKVFTFLKHQNIVFILGICIAAVYLFGYISTSDLGGKLFSQDTRNFNDGSAMTRFYLYNYVFNMDVKEWLFGVGNFESIFKVNDFLYVESTPVSLMLSRGLVIALPLILFQYSDMYKSFSCISKMNRFVLILDIIIIGLSSESFIGIAPWVMIYLTYSALFTNRKYITNENRNINFSSFP
- a CDS encoding lipopolysaccharide biosynthesis protein, with product MSQAFDNKRIAKNTILLYFRMIFLLAISLFTSRIILQSLGIEDYGIYNVVGGVVAMFAFLNNAMAGATQRFFSFDMSSDDEKVLNITFSTSLIIHLIIAFIIVILSETIGLWFLYEKMVIPIERRDAAMWVFQCSILVMFVNIISVPYNAAIIAHEKMGVFAYISLLEAALKLIIVYFLYISPFDKLKIYAILLLVVSLIIRFVYSSYSNRHFEETHFHWVWNTNKIKEMGMFASWSLIGNLALMGVTQGLNMLLNVFFGPAVNAARGIAIQVQGAVQQFANNFQTAINPQITKSYASNDLAYMHSLICKGAKFSFFMVFLLSLPFLVMTDQTLVLWLKTPPAYAANFLKIILIVSMIDSLSNPLNNAVNASGKIRSYQMTNGLLMLMVLPVSYLALKVDLNPSLVFICQLTMTACALFFKLLFAKRRTQLSLGLYVRKVLAPVILVAIISPILPYFLYIHMEHNVKSLVVTGILCLFSTSIVIYLLGLEKSERALIISKLISLAHKIHL